The DNA window CATAAACAATTCATAGAATGGGATAGATTAATAGCAAGATATCTATGGCAAGGGAAAAGAGCCAGAATTAAATTTAAAACACTACAACTAAGGAAAGAAAGGGGCGGCATGGGACTTCCTTGTCTACAGGATTACTATCATGCAGCCCAACTAAGACCTTTGGTCTGCTTGTGTTCCCCATCATATAAAGCAGCATGGAAAGAGATGGATGGAACAAAAATTAAGGGAATTCCAATAACTGCTTTTCTGAGTGATAACAAATTACTAGAAAAACATGGGACCCCAGAAGATTCTGTAGTGGGCAGTTTTTTTAAGTCCTGGCAGGAAATAGTGAAAATTTACAGACCAAAAGATATATCTAAAAAGATGAGATGGTGTGCTTATGATTCGGACTTTACTCCAAACAAAATCGACAACAGATTTAAGTCATGGATTACGAAAGGTTTAACTACCTACCATTCATTCGTTCAAGAAGGAGTTTTTCAAAGTTTTGAAACCCTCCAGAAGAAACATGGTTTGGAGAGGGACGACTTTTTTAGGTACCTACAAGTGAGGCATTATTTTAATAACAACATTAAAGATGGATTAGACAAGGAAGAACCAGGGTTTATGAACGTCTTTTTATCATTAACAAAAACGGGGACGTGTAAGAAAATTATATCCAATCTATACAATGCCATACAATTATCCAAAAAAGATAACACAGAATATATAAAAAGGAAATGGGAAAGGGAAATAGGAGTGATAATCACAGAGGAGGACTGGGAGAAAATATGCCAATTACAATGGCTTTCAACAGGCTCAAATGCATGGAGGGAATTTTGCTGGAAAAGTGttgtgagattttttattacacCCATACAACAAAGATACCAGGGTGGCAGTGATGCCTGCTGGAGATTATGTGGGTTTACTGGGGCCAACCACTTCCATGTTTTTTGGGACTGTCAAGGAATAAGGTCATTCTGGGAAGAGATCCATAAACATATCGAAAATATATTTAATGTTAATATTCCATTGAAATGTGAAACTTTGTTTTTGGGCAATATACTGTTTGAAACATGGACTGTAAGAGACAAAAAACTGCTTGCTATATTGTTGGCAGCCAGTAAGAAATGTGTTACGAGGAAATGGTTGAAAGTGGATCCCCCTATCATCGACGACTGGATTGACATTATGTACGAGATTTATGTTATGGAGAagatttctttctctctcaaaaTGGAAAAGGAAAACTTTTATAAGACCTGGACTAAATGGACTGAGTACATAAGGCCAATTAGGCCAGAATTTCTTTGGCTTTAATACTGTCCTATTGGATGATTGCCCCCTTTTGTGTTCTTggtttattatttgtttttgaGAATAATCTAGGTTTAGTTAAGAAAATTCCAGAAAGGCAAATGAACGGATGTGCTAAACTTTCCTGTGGAAAACTGAAATGTCTATGATGGAAATATGTCTTTCTAAATAAAAAgagaatgataaaaaaaaagaagagcatctctgaatgcacaactcGTTGAAacttgaggcagatgggctacagcagcagaagaccacaccgggtgccactcctgtcagctaagaacaggaaactgaggctacaattcacacaggctcaccaaaattggacaatagaaaattggaaaaacgttgcctggtctgataagtctccatttctgctgcgacatttggatggtagggtcagaatttggcatcaacaacatgaaagcatgaatccatcttgccttgtatcaatggttcaggctggtagtggtggtgcaatggtgtgggggatattttcctggcacactttgggcccattagtaccaattaagcatcgtgtcaacaccacagcctacctgagtgttgttgctgaccatgtccatcccttgatgaccacagtgtacccatcttctgatgactTCCAGCAGAATaacgtgccatgtcataaagcgtgaatcatttcagactggtttcttgaacatgacaatgaattcactgtactcgattggcctccacagtcaccagatctcaatccaatagagcacctttgggatgtggtggaacgggagattcacatcatggatgtgcagctgacaaatctgcagcaactgcgtgatgctatcatgtcaatatggaccagactctctgaggaatgtttccagtaccttgttgaatctatgccacagaGGATTAAGGgggttctgaaggcaaaagggggtccaacccagcAGTAgtaaggtgtacctaataaagtgtccAGGGAGTGTATATTGccagacattttcttcaattGATGTAAATTGGTTACAATTATTTGTGGCTAATTTATGCTGAAGATTTATCCTGCTAATATTGATTATATTGATTATAATATTGATAAAGATTTATCAAGGCTAATATTGCATGTATCTCTAATGAAACCTAAGCTAGAAAGGGTTGTCTACTGTGATCATTTAAAAAATCTGCATCAGCATGTGCTGATCATTGTGTATATTTCTTCTGAGTGAATTATGAGTCTTGGACATCAATCAAACTCTGTCCAAGTTCAGTTCTCATATGTCCATCAGTGATTTCAACTGATGTTTGAGCAATATTTTATAACTACCCTCTGTTGCTTATATTCAATCAAGCCTCGCTGTATGTGTCAATATTTTTGCTAAGGCTTATACCAATACAACATACATTCAACTCTGTAAagctttttttatttaatttttcttACAAAAATTGTTTTAGTGCTTAAAAGTGTTTGTCAATGTAGGCAACAAACAGAAATTATTAGTAAAATTATACAAATGTTTTTCTATTGAACTTTAGTGATAAAATATTTGTCAATACCTGAAATTTTATGACAAAAATCAAACTAAATAGGAAACAAAGCTGTGGCACAGAGTAAATGGGAAACactctaaaataaaaaaaaaaacaaataaatcaatgatcagttaaagaaaacatttataagTAGTTCCCCAGTAGTTTGCTGCTGTCTCGTTTGGACATTAGCTTATTCTCCCTGGGAATATAGGGACAGATCAAAATAAGGTGAAACTTAAGATAAAAGTCCATCATGAGTATATGTATTGTTTTAATATGTATGTGTCAAAGTCTTGAATATGGCTTTATTTCATTTCACTGTGTGTCAATTATGAATCTTTCTCCAGATGACGGGGAGGTATGACATGTATGCAGAAGAGCTTACCAAGGCTATCCAGCATGACTTCAAGCCCAATATTATCAAGGAGTAACCTGAATAAACTTAAAATCTGTTTTCTTCCAGTGGTAACTAATAATGGAATAATCTAGTTGAGAAACAATTTGTTGGTACCAGAgtgaatacattttatttgcacTGTAAGTGTAAGAGTACTGTAATCAAATGTGAATCAAAGACATgatacattattcattaaaagCTACATATTTATTATTGCaataaattttgatttcattaaAACATTTGAAATATTTTGAAGGTTTACCATTCATTAttttacacaaacaaaaatagttttTGTCAGTTTAAATTATGATAGCCATTTAAGGTGTCCTTTAAAATGATTTTGAGTACGATTTTGAGCCTTAAAAGGTTACCATTTATGGTACTCATTTGAAGCAATTCTTAAAAAACAGtagtaaataataaatgttaAATAGAAAACACTCAGTCAACCTCTGTGAAACTCTGAATTCTGCTAGTGTATTATTGAGAACTGTTCAGTACAGTACAGCTGTAAAGCTTTTatcattaaaaacattaaacattagTAAAGAGGTGCATACTGGCCTTGCTTGATGCACTTCCTTTGCTAAAAGGTGGGATTTAATCTAATGCAGAGGTTCTCAATTCAGTCTATGTAGACCGTCAGCTGTTCCACATCTATAGGTATGTCCCAATTGCATACTACACACTAATATTACTGATCTTAATAGTATGGGTTTGGTGGTTTAGTAtacaaaatattaatatgcTTCTCCATTTCATACTAACGGGAAATAATGAAGCATTGCTGTGCTAACATACGTCCAACTTGATTTTACAGATTTCTTACTAAAATATCAACAATTTTTTACATCTGGTAATTATTATACACCAGTTCGACTGTAATCATGATTCTTGAACTGCCTGAGTTACGTTTTTCTTTTCCACTGCATTATGGGACAATGGGACACATTTGTGTTATTAAATGGTATGCAGTTCGGACACTCCTTGTTTTGTACCAGCTCCCCAAGACCCCTGAGCTTCAGGTGTTCAGGAGTTTTGCAGCCCTTCTTTTCCTGCTTGATGCATATTGTGACCTAGAATCTAAACTAGGTGGGGTTCAAGTCCCGTAAGACTTGGCTGAGAACTAGTATATGTCTGTATGAGTACTGTCCTAATAGGCAGGGTTTCTTTATATAACACTTTTCATCACCAAATTAAAGTTCTTCATAAGTCTGCAATAACTAAGCTTGCCAAGTCACATCCAGCAAGCAAATTGGCCTGAGTTTTTGAAAGTCTCTTTATGAACTTTTATTAATGGAAATTATAAAAATACTATAACATGCCTTGTGTGACCACATTTATTACCAAGCAAAGAGAATTATAAAGAAAGTTAGACAATAATCTCCTTGACTTTACAGTCTTCTAGCTACTGGGATTTATTTTTTTCCGAAAATGTTAACATAGTGACTATTAATTCCTGCAgggaattaattaaaaaaattgcaATATATGTCTTACCCTATGGCTGTTTACCGCCATGATCTAAAGTagggatgtaaaaaaaaatttaagtaaTGAATCACATAATATTTATTCCAATGACAAGTAGACCAGACCAAAAAGCAGTGATATAACAAAAACACAGCCATAACTCGCTCCTCATAAGTGTCCATTTATTATATCTAAACCATATATTTTCAATGCTAGGATTGAGCTTGTATCACAGATTAACAAATTGCAATTTTAAGTGAATCATAAAAAATTTTTACTGTAGAGATAAATGCTTGCACCATATAGTTCGCTAATGAACATTTGTTGATGGCCTATAACCTAAATTGGCCCTGAGTTTAGTGCTTTTGCCCTCATGAGGAACAGAAACTAACTCTCTTTCCATTTGTTAGTATACATCTTGTATATTTCATCAAATAACAATGAAAGTCAAATATTAATTATACTACCTGTTATTTTCTAGTAGTGTGGGAAAATATCTGTTTGAAACCTGCAGCCCAGCCAACCAAATTCCTCACAGTGGTTAGATCAACTATCCTTGAAGATGAAAAGAATGTCCTCATCTGTTCCATAGCTCATTCTTGCTTCTTCAAAATTACTAATACTTGTGCAGCACACACCTGTAAATCAAAACAGATTGCCCGTGTCACAAAGTCcaattaattacaaaaaataaCTGAAATTTCTTTGAGACTTCATTTTGGTCAGTGTCTTTAGTATCTTACTAAAAGAGTAAGAGCTCAGTATCACCAATGCGCCAGTTTGTGTTCACTCTTATATACATAAAGTACTCACGATCAGAGTAGGCCGGATTATTATAGAAGATGCTCCCAGTGGTACGATTAAATCCACATACTACTACAAAGTGACCCTGGTAGTCAGGCTTCCTACAGAAACACTTCTGGCCCACAGGGAGAAAGCAGCAGTATTTGACAGGAGTGGAGCAGAGTTCACACACCAGCATTACAGCATTAACCAGTACAATGGCCACGTGTCCTTGGTCCAGATGGGCCTGGATTTCCTGAATAGTTACAGAGCTACAGACAAAAAGATGGAGATTTTTGTTGTTAGGGGTAATGACAAATAGCCATTACCAAGGTCAAATTCTGTTCTGGGCTCCACATATCTACAATGGACGTGGTAAGACCACATGGGTTGAGCtgcttatttgtaatgttcatGCTGAAAATGTGCTCACTGTACCATTTTTTCACTACTACTCCTTTGCTCTCGGCTTTCAGAAAAAGTTCATTCACTCTTTCTTCTTCCTTGTCAAAAtgctttttgtagaatgactataataaaaacaaaacagtaaCACTTATTTACGGCTGGCTCACAACAATTATATCCACCCTTTGTTGTGATTTAGTTGAGTCTTCTGGTTGCACAGGATGAAAGttgaaaccaaacaaaaaaaaggtACTCTTACCAAATTTACCAAAGATTCATCAGAGTATGAAATGCTGTTCTGGGTAAAACAGTATAATTTGTGCTGTAACTCCCAAGTCTTTTAAGATTATTATGAGACTGAACCTATACCACACAACTTCATGTTTTTTTCTGCCCAACCATACCAAATTCAGTTTATGAAGGCACATATGATTGGCTAATTACAATGTATATAAAACATTTCTAGAAAAAGTAACGTATCTGTTAAAATACTGTAAGACTTtttgtgatgtaaaaaaaaaaaaccagactAAAATCATGTCAGAACTTTTTTCTACATtagtaaaaacatttaaataaaaaagcTAAATTATTTTAGGTGAAAAAACATACAAAACCTGGTTACATAAGTGTACTAATCCTAATATTAATGGTTACATAGCACCTTTCAA is part of the Brachyhypopomus gauderio isolate BG-103 unplaced genomic scaffold, BGAUD_0.2 sc99, whole genome shotgun sequence genome and encodes:
- the gucd1 gene encoding protein GUCD1 isoform X2, yielding MVLKYLHPVSEEEFQDACWDLKLTESVWTIDLAYLMHHLDVKHCFCTQTLGVDKGFRNQSFYKKHFDKEEERVNELFLKAESKGVVVKKCSVTIQEIQAHLDQGHVAIVLVNAVMLVCELCSTPVKYCCFLPVGQKCFCRKPDYQGHFVVVCGFNRTTGSIFYNNPAYSDRVCCTSISNFEEARMSYGTDEDILFIFKDS
- the gucd1 gene encoding protein GUCD1 isoform X1 codes for the protein MTDDVVVLNVPVIRQLYHWDCGLACSRMVLKYLHPVSEEEFQDACWDLKLTESVWTIDLAYLMHHLDVKHCFCTQTLGVDKGFRNQSFYKKHFDKEEERVNELFLKAESKGVVVKKCSVTIQEIQAHLDQGHVAIVLVNAVMLVCELCSTPVKYCCFLPVGQKCFCRKPDYQGHFVVVCGFNRTTGSIFYNNPAYSDRVCCTSISNFEEARMSYGTDEDILFIFKDS